From Aphelocoma coerulescens isolate FSJ_1873_10779 chromosome W unlocalized genomic scaffold, UR_Acoe_1.0 ChrW_unloc_scaf_1, whole genome shotgun sequence, one genomic window encodes:
- the LOC138102763 gene encoding uncharacterized protein isoform X1 — MTLKLDSTSFSDGSFRLQLLTLLHLKTKEWHSAPVSTGGELWAGDQGPDSLETSEMGPVPSIRAVAEVLLIIITLQMLPWLVSSWIVPQPAANVWSVLARTMGQDHICLSTAAAQNPMATCLVGIPLEQEDFTSLPEKPEPMQASSNTGKASVAKPPVDLHRPRVPYRRRPPFSWHRRGKLDTDNPLEKWLPRLPRASSEPQEIDLLGSYPARYCVQFQFGLSPDLEAFKIIAPNHREYKADKWCLAVSKVTTENPHRSRPKRLPRGLFLICGDRVWAGIPSRLLGGPCTIGRLTLLTPNQTVVSNWEKKTHQTSELAIKKRELAELDQNCDSEVIHWSRPKGVAITVLLPWVAAAKALGELGHLECWVAKQANLTSSALSDLLKGKELTRQATLQNRAAIDFLLLLHDHRCEEFEGLCCLNLSSRAENIHKTIDKMQAMVKQIQRETGDWLGNIISGWGLSGWAGSILQTGLILFFILLIAIIMFGLLKRLLVNMIMSSSSPADINHAELPKDFELEPMAQEMTWFGDLYPDSEYCPQPTFMSS; from the exons ATGACCTTAAAACTGGATTCgacttctttttctgatggttctttcaggttgcagctgttgacactgCTCCACCTAAAGACAAAAGAGTGGCATAGCGCACCCGTAAGcactggtggtgagctgtgggcaggagaccaaggccctgacag tttagaGACATCAgagatgggtcctgtgccgtCGATCCGAGCCGTCGCCGAGGTTCTGCTGATCATCATCACCCTGCAGATGCTCCCATGGCTTGTGTCTTCGTGGATAGTTCCTCAACCAGCAGCCAATGTATGGTCAGTTCTAGCGCGTACCATGGGTCAGGACCACATATGCCTATCCACCGCTGCGGCCCAAAACCCCATGGCTACGTGTCTAGTGGGGATCCCTCTCGAGCAAGAAGACTTTACTTCTCTCCCCGAAAAGCCCGAGCCCATGCAAGCTTCATCAAATACGGGTAAGGCCTCTGTTGCCAAGCCGCCTGTCGACTTGCACCGTCCCCGGGTACCTTATCGGAGACGGCCCCCATTTAGCTGGCACCGCAGGGGAAAGCTTGACACCGACAACCCCCTTGAAAAatggctgccccggctcccaaGGGCCAGTAGCGAGCCCCAGGAAATAGACCTCCTGGGGTCATACCCGGCTCGCTACTGCGTCCAGTTTCAGTTCGGGCTGTCCCCAGATCTGGAAGCTTTTAAGATCATTGCCCCAAATCACCGGGAGTACAAAGCAGACAAATGGTGCCTGGCCGTCAGTAAAGTGACCACTGAAAATCCTCACCGGTCACGCCCGAAAAGGTTACCCCGGGGACTGTTCCTCATTTGCGGCGACAGGGTGTGGGCAGGCATCCCCTCTCGCCTATTAGGAGGTCCATGCACAATAGGCCGTTTGACGCTGCTGACACCCAACCAGACTGTAGTCAGTaattgggaaaagaaaacacaccaaaCCTCCGAATTGGCAATCAAAAAACGTGAATTGGCCGAACTGGACCAGAATTGTGATTCAGAAGTAATCCATTGGTCCAGACCAAAAGGGGTTGCAATCACCGTGCTCTTGCCATGGGTGGCTGCAGCCAAAGCTTTAGGGGAATTAGGCCACTTAGAATGTTGGGTTGCCAAGCAAGCAAACCTTACTTCAAGCGCCCTAAGTGACCTCCTAAAAGGCAAGGAACTGACCAGACAAGCCACCCTACAAAATAGGGCGGCCATTGacttcctactcctcctccatGATCACCGGTGTGAGGAGTTCGAAGGACTATGCTGCCTCAACCTATCATCGAGGGCTGAGAACATCCACAAGACCATCGATAAgatgcaggccatggtgaagcAGATTCAAAGAGAGACTGGCGACTGGCTCGGCAACATCATCAGCGGATGGGGATTATCCGGATGGGCTGGATCCATTCTCCAAAccggactgatcttgttttttattcttttaattgcCATAATCATGTTTGGACTGCTGAAAAGACTATTAGTCAACATGattatgagctcatcctcccctgcagacatcaaccatgcagagctccccaaagactttgaactcgagCCTATGGCTCAGGAGATGACATGGTTTGGGGACCTGTACCCagactcagagtactgtccccaacccacattcatgtcatcttaa
- the LOC138102763 gene encoding uncharacterized protein isoform X2 has product MGPVPSIRAVAEVLLIIITLQMLPWLVSSWIVPQPAANVWSVLARTMGQDHICLSTAAAQNPMATCLVGIPLEQEDFTSLPEKPEPMQASSNTGKASVAKPPVDLHRPRVPYRRRPPFSWHRRGKLDTDNPLEKWLPRLPRASSEPQEIDLLGSYPARYCVQFQFGLSPDLEAFKIIAPNHREYKADKWCLAVSKVTTENPHRSRPKRLPRGLFLICGDRVWAGIPSRLLGGPCTIGRLTLLTPNQTVVSNWEKKTHQTSELAIKKRELAELDQNCDSEVIHWSRPKGVAITVLLPWVAAAKALGELGHLECWVAKQANLTSSALSDLLKGKELTRQATLQNRAAIDFLLLLHDHRCEEFEGLCCLNLSSRAENIHKTIDKMQAMVKQIQRETGDWLGNIISGWGLSGWAGSILQTGLILFFILLIAIIMFGLLKRLLVNMIMSSSSPADINHAELPKDFELEPMAQEMTWFGDLYPDSEYCPQPTFMSS; this is encoded by the coding sequence atgggtcctgtgccgtCGATCCGAGCCGTCGCCGAGGTTCTGCTGATCATCATCACCCTGCAGATGCTCCCATGGCTTGTGTCTTCGTGGATAGTTCCTCAACCAGCAGCCAATGTATGGTCAGTTCTAGCGCGTACCATGGGTCAGGACCACATATGCCTATCCACCGCTGCGGCCCAAAACCCCATGGCTACGTGTCTAGTGGGGATCCCTCTCGAGCAAGAAGACTTTACTTCTCTCCCCGAAAAGCCCGAGCCCATGCAAGCTTCATCAAATACGGGTAAGGCCTCTGTTGCCAAGCCGCCTGTCGACTTGCACCGTCCCCGGGTACCTTATCGGAGACGGCCCCCATTTAGCTGGCACCGCAGGGGAAAGCTTGACACCGACAACCCCCTTGAAAAatggctgccccggctcccaaGGGCCAGTAGCGAGCCCCAGGAAATAGACCTCCTGGGGTCATACCCGGCTCGCTACTGCGTCCAGTTTCAGTTCGGGCTGTCCCCAGATCTGGAAGCTTTTAAGATCATTGCCCCAAATCACCGGGAGTACAAAGCAGACAAATGGTGCCTGGCCGTCAGTAAAGTGACCACTGAAAATCCTCACCGGTCACGCCCGAAAAGGTTACCCCGGGGACTGTTCCTCATTTGCGGCGACAGGGTGTGGGCAGGCATCCCCTCTCGCCTATTAGGAGGTCCATGCACAATAGGCCGTTTGACGCTGCTGACACCCAACCAGACTGTAGTCAGTaattgggaaaagaaaacacaccaaaCCTCCGAATTGGCAATCAAAAAACGTGAATTGGCCGAACTGGACCAGAATTGTGATTCAGAAGTAATCCATTGGTCCAGACCAAAAGGGGTTGCAATCACCGTGCTCTTGCCATGGGTGGCTGCAGCCAAAGCTTTAGGGGAATTAGGCCACTTAGAATGTTGGGTTGCCAAGCAAGCAAACCTTACTTCAAGCGCCCTAAGTGACCTCCTAAAAGGCAAGGAACTGACCAGACAAGCCACCCTACAAAATAGGGCGGCCATTGacttcctactcctcctccatGATCACCGGTGTGAGGAGTTCGAAGGACTATGCTGCCTCAACCTATCATCGAGGGCTGAGAACATCCACAAGACCATCGATAAgatgcaggccatggtgaagcAGATTCAAAGAGAGACTGGCGACTGGCTCGGCAACATCATCAGCGGATGGGGATTATCCGGATGGGCTGGATCCATTCTCCAAAccggactgatcttgttttttattcttttaattgcCATAATCATGTTTGGACTGCTGAAAAGACTATTAGTCAACATGattatgagctcatcctcccctgcagacatcaaccatgcagagctccccaaagactttgaactcgagCCTATGGCTCAGGAGATGACATGGTTTGGGGACCTGTACCCagactcagagtactgtccccaacccacattcatgtcatcttaa